The Tropicibacter oceani DNA segment TTTCTACCTTCACTCGCGCCTGCTGGAGCGTTCGGCAAAGCTGAACGAAGACAACGGCTCGGGCTCGCTGACGGCTCTGCCGATCATCGAAACCCAGGGCGGCGACGTGTCGGCGTTTATTCCGACCAACGTGATCTCGATCACCGACGGCCAGATCTTCCTGGAAACCGAACTGTTCTACCAGGGCATCCGCCCCGCCGTGAACACCGGTCTGTCGGTTTCGCGCGTCGGCTCCTCGGCCCAGACCAAGGCGATGTCCTCGGTTGCCGGTCCGGTGAAACTGTCGCTGGCCCAGTACCGCGAAATGGCGGCCTTTGCCCAGTTCGGCTCTGACCTTGACGCCGCCACCCAGCGCCTGCTGGCCCGTGGTGCCCGTCTGACCGAGCTGATGAAGCAGCCGCAGTATTCGCCCCTGACCAACGCCGAAATCGTCTGCGTCATCTACGCAGGCACCAACGGCTATCTGGACAAGGTCTCTGTCGGCGATGTTGGCCGCTTTGAAGCTGGCTTGCTGGCACACCTGCGCGGCAAGAACGCCGACCTTCTGAACGAGATCGAAACCAACGATCAGAAAGTCAAAGGCGAGCTGGCCGACAAGATCAAGGCAGCACTCGACGATTTCGCCGCCGACTTCGCGTAAGGAGATAAGGCAATGCCAAATCTCAAGGACCTTAAAACAAGGATCGCGTCGGTCAAATCGACCCGCAAGATCACCAAGGCCATGCAGATGGTCGCGGCAGCAAAACTGCGCCGCGCCCAGGATGCGGCCGAAGCGGCCCGCCCCTATGCGGACCGTTTCAATGGTGTGATGGCGTCGTTGGCCGCATCGGTCGGCACCAGTGACAGCGCGCCCCGGCTTTTGGCCGGGACGGGCAAGGACGACGTGCATCTGCTCGTCGTGATGACATCCGAACGCGGGCTTTGCGGTGGTTTCAACACCAACATCGTAAAGCTGGCCAAGGCAAAGATCGAAACGCTGAAAGCGGCTGGCAAGACGGTCAAGATCCTGACCGTCGGCAAGAAAGGCCGCGAACAGCTGAAGCGTGACTATGGCAGCCTGTCCATCGGTCACATCGATCTGAGCGAGGTCAAGCGCGTCGGTTATGGCAACGCCCAGGACATCGCCCGCGATATCCTGTCGCGTTTCGATGCCGGTGAATTCGACGTGGCGACGATTTTCTACGCCACGTTCAAATCCGTCATCAGCCAGGAACCGACCGCATTGCAGATCATCCCGGCCGCTTACGAAAGCACCGGGGACCAGGACGGCGCATCGACGCTCTATGATTACGAGCCCGATGAAGAAGCCATCCTTGCCGACCTGCTGCCGCGCGGTGTGGCGACACAGATTTTTTCGGCTTTGCTGGAAAATGGGGCCTCGGAACAGGGCGCCCGGATGTCGGCCATGGATAACGCAACGCGGAACGCTGGCGACATGATCGACAAGCTGACCATCCAGTACAACCGTTCGCGTCAGGCCGTCATCACGAACGAACTGATCGAAATTATCTCGGGCGCCGAGGCGCTCTAAGAACCGGAGACGATTAATGGCAAACGCAAAAGGCAAAATCACCCAGGTGATTGGCGCCGTGGTCGACGTTCAATTCGAAGACCACCTGCCGGAAATTCTGAACGCACTGAACACCGAAAACAACGGCAAGAAGCTGGTGTTGGAAGTGTCTCAGCACCTTGGCGAAAACACCGTGCGCTGCATCGCAATGGACGCGACCGAAGGTCTGGTCCGCGGTCAGGAAGTGCGCGACACCGGCGGCCCGATCTCGGTTCCCGTCGGCAACGCAACGCTGGGCCGTATCCTGAACGTGATCGGCGAGCCGGTTGACGAAGGCGCACCGCTGAACGCGACCGAGTACCGCTCGATCCACCAGCCCGCACCCTCGTTCGAAGAGCAGTCGACCGCGTCGGAAGTTCTGGAAACCGGGATCAAGGTCATCGACCTGCTGGCCCCCTACTCCAAGGGCGGCAAGATCGGCCTGTTCGGCGGCGCCGGCGTGGGCAAGACCGTTCTGATCATGGAACTGATCAACAACATCGCAAAGGTGCACTCGGGTTACTCCGTGTTCGCCGGCGTTGGCGAACGGACCCGTGAAGGCAACGACCTGTATCACGAGATGATCGAATCCAACGTCATCAAGCCCGACAACCTGGAAGAATCCCAGGTGGCGCTTGTGTACGGCCAGATGAACGAGCCTCCGGGCGCCCGTGCCCGCGTTGCACTGACCGGCCTGACCCTGGCCGAGCAGTTCCGCGACCAGTCCGGCACCGACGTTCTGTTCTTTGTCGACAACATCTTCCGCTTCACGCAGGCCGGTTCCGAGGTGTCCGCACTTCTTGGCCGTATTCCTTCGGCTGTGGGCTATCAGCCGACGCTGGCCACCGACATGGGCGCGATGCAGGAACGCATCACCTCGACCAAGAACGGCTCGATCACCTCGATCCAGGCCGTGTACGTTCCCGCGGACGACCTTACCGACCCCGCGCCTGCAACGACCTTTGCGCACCTTGACGCAACGACGGTTCTGAACCGCGCGATCTCGGAACTGGGTATCTACCCGGCCGTGGACCCGCTGGATAGCTCCTCGCGTCTGATGGACCCGCAGATCGTTGGTGAAGAGCACTATGCCGTGGCCCGTGATGTTCAGGGTATCCTGCAGCGCTACAAGTCGCTCCAGGACATCATCGCCATCCTCGGGATGGACGAACTGTCCGAAGAGGACAAGCTGACCGTGGCCCGTGCCCGCAAGATCCAGCGCTTCCTGTCGCAGCCCTTCGACGTTGCAAAGGTCTTCACCGGCTCGGACGGTGTGCAGGTTCCGCTGGCCGACACCATCGCATCCTTCAAGGACGTGGTTGCCGGCAAGTATGACCACCTTCCCGAAGCGGCCTTCTACATGGTTGGCGGCATCGACGAAGTGCTGGCCAAGGCTGAAAAGCTGGCTGCTGAAGCTGCCTAAACAAACCCTGTCGGGGGCGCATCAACGCGCCCCTGATGTGAAAGGAGTTACCCATGGCAGACACTATGCAATTTGATCTGGTCAGCCCGGAACGCAGCCTGCTGTCGACGCAGGTCAAGTCCGTGCAGATCCCCGGTGCGGATGGCGACATGACCGCCATGCCGAACCACGCGCCGACGATCACGACGCTGCGTCCCGGTATCCTCAAGGTGGAAACCGAAAGCGGTGTGCAGGAATTCGTCGTCACCGGCGGTTTCGCCGAGATCGGTGAAAGCCTGTCGGTTCTGGCCGAAAAGGCCCTGCCGCGCGCGGATGTGGATCAGGCCGCCTACGAAGCCCTGGTCGATGAGGCGCACGCCGTCTACAAGAAGACCAAGGAAACCTTCGTGAACGAACCTGGCCCCGTCGACGACGCGGTCAAGATGCTTCAGGACATGGTGGCCATCGGCACCCATATCGGCCTGGATCCCAAACAGCCGTCGCTGTAAGCAAGGTTCACAAGATCTGACAGGCCCCGCCCGGTTTTCCGGCGCGGGGCCTTCACGTTTATGGGCGGACGGTCGCCGTTTGCCTGCCGGCCCTTTCATGTCGGCTGCAAAAGACCCTATGTGCACAGGGTCACAACAGGGCACCAAGATGGACTTTTCTTTGAACTGGGACAGCATTGTCCGCGAATTGATCACGCTTTTCGTGGTTGTCGACCCGATCGGGTCTTTGCCGGTGTTCTATTTCGCCACTGCGGCCGTTCCCGCCGCGCTGCACTGGCGTTTTGCCCTGCGCGCCGTGATCGTCGCCTGGATCGTGCTGATGGCCTTTCTGGTGGCCGGGCAGCTGCTGCTCGAAGGGTTGGGGCTGCGCTTTGGGTCGTTCCAGATCGCCGGCGGCGTGATCCTGTTCCTGTTTGCGCTGACGATGATCTTTGGTGAAAGCAAACCGGATCAGGAAATTTCCACCGCCGAACGGGACCACCTGTCCGGCGCGGTCTTTCCGCTGGCCATGCCGTCGATTGCGTCACCCGGCGCGATGCTCGCCATCGTGGTGCTGACCGACAACCACCGCCACTCGATCGAGGAGCAGGTCGTGACCGCCGGGTTGTTGACGATCGTTCTGGCCTTCACCCTGCTGCTGCTTCTGCTTGGGTCGCGCCTGAAACGCGTGCTGGGCAACACGGGCGCCGGGGTCATCAGCCGCGTCATGGGGATTGTCCTGGCCACCGTGGCCGTCGATGCGGTTCTGTTGGGGCTTGATGCCGTGGGCGCGCTGTCACTGGCCGCCGAGGGCACGGTGCTGCCCTGAAAACCGCAGCAGCGGCTTGCCATAGCCCCCTGTTGTCTTTCATATTCCAAGGCCACGGCATTGCGCCAAAGGAATTTGTCAGAGGTCGGGCATGAAGAAATACGTAGGGTCTCTTATCGGTATCGATCAGGGCAACGACGAGGTCTTTTCCGACTTCGCCAGCGGCGGCGACATGTGGACGGGCCACGGGTCGCGTGAGCGGCGCAAGAAGATCAAGTTTTCCGAACCGTTCCGATCCATCCCGACGGTTCAGGTGGCCCTGTCTCTGTGGGACATGGATCAGGGCGCCAACGTACGCGCCGATATCGCAGCCGAAATGGTCACCGAAACCGGGTTTGACCTGGTATTTCGCACCTGGTCCGACACCCGCGTGGCGCGGGTGCGGATGAACTGGATGGCCATCGGCGAAGTGGCCAGCGACGACGATTGGGAACTGTATTGATGACGTCCGCTTTACGGCGCTTCGCGGACCGCTGGCACAGCGGTTACCGAGACATGATAGCAGTGCGCCCGGAATCTCTCGACATGGTCGAGGCCGAGTTGAAAATCCACTTGCCGTTGGAGTACCGAGATCAGGTTCTGGAAGTTGGTTTGCCAGACATCGGACTTAATCTTCTTGAGGCTATTGATGACCAAGGCCCCGTATATCCTTTTCTTCCAGACATCAGCCAATTCAATGAACCCCCAGAAATCATCAGAGAAACAGAGGATTGGTGGCCCATCGGGTTGCCCCAAAACCTGATCGTTTTCGCCTCGGACCATATGGGAAACAAATTTTGCTTTTCCTCGGACGATATGAAAACGCGTCATGAAACGGCGCCTCTCTGGTTCTGGGATCATGACTTCAACGATACAACGAAGCTCGCAGACAGCTTCTCAGAATGGCTCGAACTGTATGTGGAACTTGGGAAGCCAGGATTGTTTGAGCGGATATTCCGCAAAGGATGACTGACTCCCGGTCCATTCCCGCGTCCGTCGCGCCCGCCTTCGAGGCCTTCCCCGAGCGAGAGCGCTCGGCCCTGCTGGCCATACGCAGCCGCATCCTATCGCTCGCCGCAGAAGACCCCCGCATCGGCCCTCTGCACGAAAGCCTGAAATGGGGTCAGCCCAGCTACGCGTCAAAAGTCGGAACACCCCTGCGCCTCGGCCTGCCCAAATCCGGAGGCGTCGCAATCTTCTGTCATTGCCAGACCCGCGTGATCGCCGATCACCGCGCGCTCTTTGGGACAGCGTTCCGATACGACGGAAACAGGGCGCTTCTGATTGATCCGGATAGTCCACCGGACCCGCAGGCTTTGGATGCGCTCATCCGCAGCGCGCTCACCTACCGTCTCAAAAAAGAAAACGGCTGACCAATCAAAGAGATCGGCCAGCCGTGGAAGAAAGCCCTTTGAGGGATCTCAGAGGATACCCTCGTAGATCGGACCCAGGGTTTCCGTTTCGAACAGCGAGGACACCGAGGTGCCGTTCCAGATGTTCAGGATAGATTGCGCAAACATCGGCGCGGTCGGCAGGATGCGGATGTTCGGGGCCTGAGCAACTGCGTCGGTCGGTTGGATCGAATCCGTCAGGACCAGCGATTTCATCACCGAATTGGTCACACGCTCGACCGCCGGGCCGGACATGACGCCATGGCTGATATAGGCATGCGCCTCGATGGCGCCGTGTTCGATCAGCACCTCGGCGGCCTTGCACAGCGTGCCGGCGGTGTCGCAGATGTCATCGACGATGATGCATTTCTTGCCGGTGACGTCACCGATCACGGTCATTTCCGCGATCTCGCCGGGCTTTTCCCGGCGCTTGTCCACGATGGCCAGCGGCGCATTGATCCGCTTGGCCAGTTCACGCGCACGGGCCACGCCGCCGACGTCGGGCGAAATCACCATGACGTCGCTCATGTCCTTGAACTGCTTGAGGATATCCAGCGCAAAGATCGGGCTGGCATAAAGGTTGTCCACCGGAATGTCGAAAAAGCCCTGAATTTGCGCCGCGTGCAGGTCCATGGTCAGAACCCGTTCGATCCCGGCCTCGGCGATCATGTTGGCGACCAGCTTGGCGGTAATCGGGGTCCGTGCCTTGGTGCGGCGGTCCTGACGGGCGTAGCCGAAATAGGGGATCACGGCGGTGATGCGCGCCGCCGACGACCGGCGCAGCGCGTCGGCCATGATCAGCAGTTCCATCAGGTTGTCGTTCGCCGGGTTCGAGGTGCTTTGCAGGATGAACATGTCCTCACCGCGGACGTTCTCGTAGACCTCGACGAAAATCTCCTGGTCGTTAAAGCGTTCGACGCGGGCATCGACCAGTCCGACGCTCATCCCGCGATACAGCGACATGCGGCGGGCGATTGCCTCGCCCAGGGGTTTGTTGGCGTTGCCAGAGATCAGCTTGGGTTCGATGATGGACGGCATTGGGGCAGCTCCGGCAGTATGAAGGATTCGTGACGTTGCGGTTCGCTTAGCATGGCCCTAGTTTGCCTTCCAGCATCACGCGCGAAAGGCGACCACATGGCCCACATTGACTACTTTTTTACGACTTTGTCGCCCTATGCCTACCTTGCAGGCACCCAGATGGAAGAGATCGCCGCCCGTCACGGCGCGACGATCACCTACAAACCGCTGGATGTCATCGCCCTGTTCGGCCGCACGGGTGGCACCCCTCCGGCGCAGCGTCACCCCAACCGTCAGGCCTATCGCCTGCAGGAACTGACCCGTCAGGCCAAAAAGCGCGGCATGGCCTTCAATCTGAAACCGGCGCATTGGCCGACCAACATGGCGCCGTCGTCCTATGCGGTGATCGCCGCGCAGAATGCTGGCGGCGGCGACTTGGGGGCTCTGTGCCACGGCCTGCTGCGGGCCTGCTGGGCCGAAAACAAGGACATTGCCGACGACGCCGTGATCAAGGCCTGCCTTGCCGACGCGGGCTTTGACCCAAAGCTGGCCGACAGCGGCCTGTTGGAGGGCGCGGAAACCTATGCCCGCAACCTAGAAGAGGCGGTCGACAAGGGTGCCTTTGGCGCGCCGTTCTATGTCGTCGACACCGGGCAGAATTTCTGGGGACAGGACCGGCTGGACGACCTTGACCAGCACCTGGCAGGACATCTTTGACGCCGAAGGATATGGAACAGGCCCCGGCGCTGCACGTGCGTCGGCTGGGAACGGGCCCCATGGCCGCCCTGGCGCTGCACTGCGGGCTGGGGACTTCGGGGATGTGGAAAGGGGTGGCGGGGTCATTGGACGACAGCGTGACCCTGACCGCCCCGGATTTCCCTGGCCATGGTCGCAGTGCGCCTTTCCGCGATCAAGGTGACGTGCATGACCAGGCCTGTGACGCGGTGCGCGGGTTGTTCGAACCCGGCATGCACCTGATCGGTCACAGCTTTGGCGCCACGGTCGCCCTGCGCCTGGCGCTTGAACACCCGGGCAGGGCGGCGTCTGTTTCCTTGATCGAGCCGGTCTTCTTTGCGGCGGCCCGGGGGCGCGACGGCTTTGACGCCCATCGCGCCCGGGAAGAGGCGTTCTTTGGCGTCTATCAAGGCGGGGACATGATGCAGGCGGCGCAGGTGTTCCATGACATCTGGGGCGGCGGCATTCCCTGGGACCGCTTCCCAAGCGCGGTGCAAAAGGACATGGCGCGCGGCATGCCCTTTGTCGCGGCGACCGAACCCAGCCTTTGGGCCGATCTGCACGGCCTGTTGGCCAAGGGCGGGTTGGAGGCGCTGCGCTGTCCGGTCACGCTGATCCGCGGGGCGCAGACGGTGCCGATGATCGCGCTGGTGCATGGAGGGCTGATGGACCGCCTGCCAAATGCCCGAGAGATGGTGATTGACGGCGCCGGCCACATGCTGAGTGTCACGCACCCGGATCAGGTGGCGCAGGCAATCCTTGGCACCATGCGGTCCGCGACGTAGGGCGGGGTTTCCCCCCGGCACCGTTTATTTCTTGCCGATCTTCGGTTCTGTTCCCTCGCGCAGCCGGGCCAGGTTGGCGCGATGGCGCCAATAGATCAAGGCGGTCATCAGGGTCCCCATGACCAACAGATCGACCCGCGCCATCATGAACATCCAGACCGTCGTCGACATGGCGGCGGTCAAGGCCCCCACGGACGAAATGCGCGAAATCACCGCCGCGAACAGCCATGTGGCGCAGCACAAAAGCCCGACCGGCCAGCTGAGCGCAAGCACCACGCCCAGGTAGGTCGCCACGCCCTTGCCGCCCTTGAACCGCAGCCAGACCGGGTAACAATGCCCGACCAGTGCCGCAAGGCCGGCCCACTTGGCCACGCCCTCGGGTGCCAGCCACAGCGCCAGCAAGACGGCCAGCGCGCCCTTGAACCCATCCAGAACAAGCGTGGCGGCAGCGGCGCCCTTGTTGCCGGTCCGCAGGACATTGGTCGCACCGATGTTGCCCGACCCGATCTTGCGCAGATCGCCCAGCCCCATGGCGCGGCTGATGACGATGCCGAAGGGGATCGTGCCAAGAAGGTAACCGATGACGATCCAGAGGATCAGGGAAAGCATATCGCCGGACATGGTGTCCTCCTTGATGGCGGGGCCCTGTGGCCGGGTCCGCAGCGGTTCTTGTCAGTGGGCCTTGCCCGGGGCGGGGTGCCCTTGTGCTTACGCGCCGAACACGCGGTTGCCCGCGACCCATGTTCCCAGCACCTTGCCCTGAAGGCGCGCGCCGTCAAAGGGGGTGTTCTTGGATTTCGAGCGCAGCTTGAACCGATCCAGCACCAGCGGCTTGTCCGCATCGAACAGCACAAGATCGGCGGGCGCGCCGACGGACAGCCGCCCGGCCTCGAGCCCCAGCCGTTTGGCGGGGTTCAGCGACAGGGCGCGGAACAGGGTGGGCAGGGTCAGTTCGCCGGAATGGTACAGGCGCAGCAGCACCGGCAGCATGGTTTCCAGACCCACGGCACCGCTGGCGGCCTCTTCGTAAGGCAGGCGTTTGCTTTCTTCGTCCTGGGGGGTGTGGAAACTGCCGATGATGTCGATCAACCCGCTGCGGATCGCCTCGATCACTGCCTGACGGTCGTCTTCGCTGCGCAGCGGCGGCTTGACCTTGAAGAAGGTGCGGTAATCCGCGACGTCCAGTTCGTTCAGCGTCAGGTGGTGCATCGAGGTGCCAGCCGTGATGTCCAGCCCATTGTTCTTGGCGCGTTCCAGCGCGGGCAGGGCGCGGGCGGTGGTGATCTGGTCGGCGTGGTATTTGACCCCGGTCATCTCGATCATCGCGATGTCGCGGTCCAGCCCCATGCGTTCGGCCATTTGCGACACGCCGGGCAACCCGCGCAGCGTCGCGAATTTGCCCGAGGTGACCGCGGCGCCATTTGACAGCACGGGTTCCTGCGGGTGGCCCATGATCAGCGCGTTCAGGCTGCGCGCATAGGTCATGGCGCGCACCAGCACCTTGGTATCGGTCACGACACGGTCGCAATCGGTAAAGCCGACGGCGCCCGCATCCATGAGAAATCCGATCTCGGTCATCTCGCGGCCTTCGCGGCCCTTGGTCAGGGCGGCCATGGGCAGAACATGCACCGGGCAGTCGTCCTCGGCCCGCTCGAGGATAAAGCTCAGCGCCTCGGGCGTGTCGATGGCGGGGGCGGTGTCGGGGCGCGTGACGATGGTGGTCACGCCGCCCGCCGCCGCCGCCAGACCTGCGGTCTTGTAGCTTTCCTTGTGGCGTTCGCCCGGTTCGCCGACCTTGACGCCGATATCGACGATTCCGGGGGCCAGAAAGGCGCCGTCGCAGTCGATGACTTCGGCGTCGT contains these protein-coding regions:
- a CDS encoding H-type lectin domain-containing protein, yielding MKKYVGSLIGIDQGNDEVFSDFASGGDMWTGHGSRERRKKIKFSEPFRSIPTVQVALSLWDMDQGANVRADIAAEMVTETGFDLVFRTWSDTRVARVRMNWMAIGEVASDDDWELY
- a CDS encoding alpha/beta fold hydrolase: MTPKDMEQAPALHVRRLGTGPMAALALHCGLGTSGMWKGVAGSLDDSVTLTAPDFPGHGRSAPFRDQGDVHDQACDAVRGLFEPGMHLIGHSFGATVALRLALEHPGRAASVSLIEPVFFAAARGRDGFDAHRAREEAFFGVYQGGDMMQAAQVFHDIWGGGIPWDRFPSAVQKDMARGMPFVAATEPSLWADLHGLLAKGGLEALRCPVTLIRGAQTVPMIALVHGGLMDRLPNAREMVIDGAGHMLSVTHPDQVAQAILGTMRSAT
- a CDS encoding ribose-phosphate pyrophosphokinase, which encodes MPSIIEPKLISGNANKPLGEAIARRMSLYRGMSVGLVDARVERFNDQEIFVEVYENVRGEDMFILQSTSNPANDNLMELLIMADALRRSSAARITAVIPYFGYARQDRRTKARTPITAKLVANMIAEAGIERVLTMDLHAAQIQGFFDIPVDNLYASPIFALDILKQFKDMSDVMVISPDVGGVARARELAKRINAPLAIVDKRREKPGEIAEMTVIGDVTGKKCIIVDDICDTAGTLCKAAEVLIEHGAIEAHAYISHGVMSGPAVERVTNSVMKSLVLTDSIQPTDAVAQAPNIRILPTAPMFAQSILNIWNGTSVSSLFETETLGPIYEGIL
- the atpD gene encoding F0F1 ATP synthase subunit beta — protein: MANAKGKITQVIGAVVDVQFEDHLPEILNALNTENNGKKLVLEVSQHLGENTVRCIAMDATEGLVRGQEVRDTGGPISVPVGNATLGRILNVIGEPVDEGAPLNATEYRSIHQPAPSFEEQSTASEVLETGIKVIDLLAPYSKGGKIGLFGGAGVGKTVLIMELINNIAKVHSGYSVFAGVGERTREGNDLYHEMIESNVIKPDNLEESQVALVYGQMNEPPGARARVALTGLTLAEQFRDQSGTDVLFFVDNIFRFTQAGSEVSALLGRIPSAVGYQPTLATDMGAMQERITSTKNGSITSIQAVYVPADDLTDPAPATTFAHLDATTVLNRAISELGIYPAVDPLDSSSRLMDPQIVGEEHYAVARDVQGILQRYKSLQDIIAILGMDELSEEDKLTVARARKIQRFLSQPFDVAKVFTGSDGVQVPLADTIASFKDVVAGKYDHLPEAAFYMVGGIDEVLAKAEKLAAEAA
- a CDS encoding F0F1 ATP synthase subunit epsilon; translated protein: MADTMQFDLVSPERSLLSTQVKSVQIPGADGDMTAMPNHAPTITTLRPGILKVETESGVQEFVVTGGFAEIGESLSVLAEKALPRADVDQAAYEALVDEAHAVYKKTKETFVNEPGPVDDAVKMLQDMVAIGTHIGLDPKQPSL
- a CDS encoding SMI1/KNR4 family protein; the encoded protein is MIAVRPESLDMVEAELKIHLPLEYRDQVLEVGLPDIGLNLLEAIDDQGPVYPFLPDISQFNEPPEIIRETEDWWPIGLPQNLIVFASDHMGNKFCFSSDDMKTRHETAPLWFWDHDFNDTTKLADSFSEWLELYVELGKPGLFERIFRKG
- a CDS encoding DUF1801 domain-containing protein, with the translated sequence MTDSRSIPASVAPAFEAFPERERSALLAIRSRILSLAAEDPRIGPLHESLKWGQPSYASKVGTPLRLGLPKSGGVAIFCHCQTRVIADHRALFGTAFRYDGNRALLIDPDSPPDPQALDALIRSALTYRLKKENG
- the pyrC gene encoding dihydroorotase; the protein is MTKTLFLNARLIDPEQDEVVHGALLVVDGKIVETITGQDRLGSHDDAEVIDCDGAFLAPGIVDIGVKVGEPGERHKESYKTAGLAAAAGGVTTIVTRPDTAPAIDTPEALSFILERAEDDCPVHVLPMAALTKGREGREMTEIGFLMDAGAVGFTDCDRVVTDTKVLVRAMTYARSLNALIMGHPQEPVLSNGAAVTSGKFATLRGLPGVSQMAERMGLDRDIAMIEMTGVKYHADQITTARALPALERAKNNGLDITAGTSMHHLTLNELDVADYRTFFKVKPPLRSEDDRQAVIEAIRSGLIDIIGSFHTPQDEESKRLPYEEAASGAVGLETMLPVLLRLYHSGELTLPTLFRALSLNPAKRLGLEAGRLSVGAPADLVLFDADKPLVLDRFKLRSKSKNTPFDGARLQGKVLGTWVAGNRVFGA
- the plsY gene encoding glycerol-3-phosphate 1-O-acyltransferase PlsY, with amino-acid sequence MSGDMLSLILWIVIGYLLGTIPFGIVISRAMGLGDLRKIGSGNIGATNVLRTGNKGAAAATLVLDGFKGALAVLLALWLAPEGVAKWAGLAALVGHCYPVWLRFKGGKGVATYLGVVLALSWPVGLLCCATWLFAAVISRISSVGALTAAMSTTVWMFMMARVDLLVMGTLMTALIYWRHRANLARLREGTEPKIGKK
- a CDS encoding MarC family protein; this encodes MDFSLNWDSIVRELITLFVVVDPIGSLPVFYFATAAVPAALHWRFALRAVIVAWIVLMAFLVAGQLLLEGLGLRFGSFQIAGGVILFLFALTMIFGESKPDQEISTAERDHLSGAVFPLAMPSIASPGAMLAIVVLTDNHRHSIEEQVVTAGLLTIVLAFTLLLLLLGSRLKRVLGNTGAGVISRVMGIVLATVAVDAVLLGLDAVGALSLAAEGTVLP
- a CDS encoding 2-hydroxychromene-2-carboxylate isomerase → MAHIDYFFTTLSPYAYLAGTQMEEIAARHGATITYKPLDVIALFGRTGGTPPAQRHPNRQAYRLQELTRQAKKRGMAFNLKPAHWPTNMAPSSYAVIAAQNAGGGDLGALCHGLLRACWAENKDIADDAVIKACLADAGFDPKLADSGLLEGAETYARNLEEAVDKGAFGAPFYVVDTGQNFWGQDRLDDLDQHLAGHL
- a CDS encoding F0F1 ATP synthase subunit gamma, with product MPNLKDLKTRIASVKSTRKITKAMQMVAAAKLRRAQDAAEAARPYADRFNGVMASLAASVGTSDSAPRLLAGTGKDDVHLLVVMTSERGLCGGFNTNIVKLAKAKIETLKAAGKTVKILTVGKKGREQLKRDYGSLSIGHIDLSEVKRVGYGNAQDIARDILSRFDAGEFDVATIFYATFKSVISQEPTALQIIPAAYESTGDQDGASTLYDYEPDEEAILADLLPRGVATQIFSALLENGASEQGARMSAMDNATRNAGDMIDKLTIQYNRSRQAVITNELIEIISGAEAL